A section of the Oryzias latipes chromosome 8, ASM223467v1 genome encodes:
- the gpatch8 gene encoding G patch domain-containing protein 8 isoform X2, translating into MQGRTDPVPIIVKYDVMGMGRMEMELDYAEDATEKRRVLEVEKEDTEELRQKYKDQVEKEKAIAKALEDLRANFYCELCDKQYTKHQEFDNHINSYDHAHKQRLKELKQREFARNVSSRSRKDEKKQEKMLRRLHELAEQRKQDKQNRTPGSGPMFKTTTVAVDGEKLEDGDNMAVETPVLTDAILEAAPLEKTGQSSPKPGPAISFSLGRTTSLSPTPSGSSKLGVSFSFAKKAPVKLETAAAVFTDPCEEVPEGEEIQEGDKAVGQEETSGCSTDSQKEGSGGEGGEGDGATGVDDMQQPDNGGSLASTLNKLKMMMKKEEGYTGQEPQYYHYVPPAHCRVKPHFQFLLFMKASDQNHSKEDEEDDGQEMLEEKNCEKSSDPKESNTAEREDNKEQGNDALTTEPEPAPASPKVKTEEEASMCAVDTTPTATTSAVTASTQKGEEAVTADKTNLNTGPKIPTGPFFPVLSKDESTTLQWPTELLEFTAAQPSLSYSCNPLYFDFKLSRNKRMHGGKAVKPPKSGEEAGNKRQEGSAAAAEADAAANPGMSADADKPVAKGDPGPSESGEQKPTTAGGSAKKKKKKKKHKKSAKHSKRKGKDKAPGEEAEGETEVTQEKPKKKKKHKRKKSKNKNPDQEETAGDEKENVKAKSEDKAVASSIQSTTGAKETGGVELGKRKRPAKEVPAKPGAEDGGAGKSCEKSNSSEEHSGSKRHKNDPSASQSASCSTSARKSPGHGRPPSSESEEEGSSNTQRSRHRRLSPREQRRHHSEESKRSCSRSSRRGERRGSSRRHHRGQASRSRSYSSSSERSSAGSSAYSHRSRSYSDSYSDYSTEGHRRRRSKRSSDSEYEHRGSRRRSRRREYSSSSSEDSRSRSRSYSRRKRHRRHRRSSSRSSSSWSRSTSARSYRRSYSRSRSSASRSSSSNKGSPHRRSTRDRGDSDTARRDFNRSCIYRSQSPRTSSSRGLSRNPSSSQALRSGPSRDAGEQKNSLTARQLLEKVQSKKSSDDSSSGTKSGIKIKDPPQGYFGPKLPPTLGSKAMLPLYGKLLAGKKPIIPLTRPDDGDKYGLGKGSDEKEVILVEPIREFPPPPPPPAPPVQKVEEMPQTTVTQEETQQLPTPEDQVHQENRPLYEQDSSIMMPQYQLEPGQDPSQNPVMESMMPEMQQQQQPPMHAYPAYPPPNLEEDGMEAEEDGLAPLESQPITFTPEEMEKYSKLQQAAQQHIQQQLLAKQVKAFPSAAAAAAAAAAAAANLAPAPPPPTLQQIHIQQPAVSVASGTSIATVQHAILQHHAATAAAMGLHPAHAHHHHPAHAQLAQVHHIPQHHLTPISLSPLGHSLSHSLGHSLGHAGLIPTHHTAFLSGQPIHIIPASALHHTPLALHHVPHAALYPALFAPRPSQAAAAAALQLHPLLHPIFSGQDLQHPPNHGS; encoded by the exons GACGCACTGACCCTGTACCCATTATTGTTAAATATGATGTCATGGGAATGGGACGGATGGAGATGGAG ttGGACTATGCAGAAGATGCCACAGAGAAGAGGAGAGTGCTTGAAGTGGAAAAAGAGGACACGGAGGAACTGCGGCAGAAATACAAA GACCAAGTGGAAAAGGAGAAAGCCATTGCAAAGGCTCTGGAAGATTTGAGAGCAAACTTCTACTGTGAGCTTTGTGACAAGCAGTACACCAAACACCAGGAATTTGACAACCACATCAACTCCTATGATCACGCGCACAAGCAG AGGCTGAAAGAGCTAAAACAGAGAGAGTTTGCTCGTAATGTATCGTCTCGTTCTCGGAAAGATGAAAAGAAGCAAGAAAAGATGTTGCGGCGACTGCATGAGCTGGCTGAGCAGAGAAAACAGGACAAGCAGAACAG GACTCCAGGAAGTGGACCAATGTTCAAAACAACCACAGTGGCCGTCGATGGAGAGAAGTTAGAAGATGGCGATAACATGGCAGTTGAAACCCCTGTTTTGACTGATGCTATTCTGGAGGCAGCACCGTTAGAAAAAACGGGTCAGTCCTCTCCAAAACCAGGCCCTGCTATTAGTTTTTCTCTGGGGAGAACCACCTCCTTGTCTCCAACCCCCAGTGGCTCCTCCAAATTGGGCGTGTCATTCTCTTTTGCCAAGAAAGCCCCAGTGAAGTTGGAGACGGCTGCTGCCGTTTTCACTGATCCCTGTGAGGAGGTTCCAGAGGGAGAGGAGATCCAGGAGGGAGATAAGGCTGTGGGacaagaagaaacctcagggtgCAGCACGGACAGCCAAAAAGAAGGATCCGGAGGAGAGGGAGGAGAGGGAGATGGTGCAACTGGGGTTGACGATATGCAGCAACCTGATAACGGAGGCTCACTGGCCTCCACGCTCAACAAattgaagatgatgatgaaaaaagaggaaggaTATACTGGACAGGAGCCGCAATACTACCATTATGTACCTCCTGCCCATTGCAGAGTAAAACCACActttcagtttttgctgttCATGAAGGCTTCTGATCAGAATCACAGCAAAGAGGACGAGGAAGACGATGGTCAAGAGATGCTAGAGgagaaaaactgtgaaaaaagttCAGACCCGAAGGAGTCTAACACTGCAGAGCGTGAAGACAACAAAGAGCAAGGAAATGACGCTTTAACTACTGAGCCGGAACCAGCTCCTGCATCACCCAAGgtgaaaacagaagaagaagcctcTATGTGTGCAGTAGACACAACTCCAACTGCAACAACTTCAGCCGTGACCGCTTCTACCCAGAAAGGCGAAGAAGCGGTCACGGCTGATAAAACGAATTTAAACACTGGTCCAAAAATCCCCACCGGTCCTTTCTTCCCTGTCCTGAGTAAAGATGAAAGCACCACCCTTCAGTGGCCGACGGAGCTGCTAGAATTCACCGCAGCTCAACCCTCCCTGTCTTACAGTTGTAACCCGCTCTATTTTGATTTCAAACTGTCGAGAAACAAAAGGATGCACGGTGGGAAAGCGGTCAAGCCCCCAAAGTCTGGTGAAGAGGCGGGAAACAAGAGGCAAGAGGGAAGTGCCGCAGCAGCTGAAGCTGACGCAGCGGCTAACCCTGGGATGAGCGCTGATGCGGACAAACCGGTGGCAAAAGGAGATCCCGGCCCGTCGGAAAGCGGCGAGCAAAAGCCCACAACTGCCGGTGGtagtgcaaagaaaaaaaagaagaagaaaaagcacaaGAAGTCTGCAAAGCATTCAAAACGAAAAGGGAAAGACAAAGCTCCAGGAGAGGAAGCTGAGGGCGAAACTGAGGTGACTCAGGAAAAgcccaagaagaagaaaaaacacaaacggaAGAAGAGCAAAAACAAGAATCCAGATCAAGAGGAAACTGCTGGTGATGAAAAAGAGAACGTGAAAGCAAAATCTGAAGATAAAGCTGTGGCTTCCTCCATTCAGTCAACAACAGGAGCGAAAGAAACTGGAGGAGTGGAACTGGGAAAGAGAAAACGTCCCGCCAAGGAAGTGCCTGCCAAGCCTGGAGCGGAGGACGGAGGAGCGGGAAAAAGTTGTGAGAAGAGCAACTCCTCAGAGGAGCACAGTGGCTCAAAGAGACACAAGAACGACCCCAGTGCTTCTCAGAGTGCCTCATGCTCCACCTCTGCTCGCAAGAGCCCCGGTCATGGTAGACCCCCCAGCAGTGAGAGTGAAGAAGAGGGCAGCTCCAATACCCAGCGCTCACGGCACCGCAGGCTAAGCCCACGGGAACAGCGACGACACCACAGCGAAGAATCCAAGAGGTCCTGCAGCCGCTCTTCCAGACGAGGGGAAAGGCGGGGCAGCAGTCGACGCCATCACCGTGGTCAAGCATCCCGGAGTCGCTCCTACTCGAGCAGCTCTGAGCGTTCCTCTGCAGGAAGCAGCGCCTACAGCCACCGCAGCCGCAGCTACTCGGACAGCTACAGTGACTACAGCACAGAAGGCCACAGGCGAAGGCGCTCCAAACGGTCGTCAGACTCTGAGTACGAGCACAGGGGGAGCCGCAGGCGATCACGAAGACGCGagtactcctcctcctcctcggaaGACTCCCGCTCACGATCGCGCAGCTACAGCCGCCGGAAAAGGCACAGACGACACCGGCGAAGCAGCTCGCGAAGTTCCAGCAGCTGGAGCCGCAGCACCAGTGCGAGGTCTTACAGGCGGAGCTACAGCCGAAGTCGCAGCTCTGCTAGCCGCTCTTCCAGTTCAAACAAAGGCTCCCCTCACCGGCGAAGCACCAGAGACCGGGGGGACAGTGACACCGCTCGCAGAGACTTCAACCGCTCTTGCATCTACCGCTCCCAGTCTCCGAGGACATCGTCGTCACGAGGCCTCAGCCGGAACCCCTCCAGCTCGCAGGCACTGCGGTCTGGGCCATCCCGGGATGCAGGGGAGCAGAAAAACAGTCTTACTGCACGGCAGCTGCTGGAAAAAGTTCAGTCCAAGAAAAGTTCCGATGATTCTTCCTCAGGAACAAAATCTGGGATTAAGATCAAGGATCCACCGCAGGGCTATTTTGGTCCAAAACTACCCCCAACCCTGGGAAGCAAAGCCATGTTGCCACTATACGGCAAACTGCTGGCGGGGAAGAAACCTATAATTCCCCTGACCAGACCTGATGATGGAGACAAAtatggactgggaaaaggctCGGATGAGAAAGAGGTCATCCTGGTAGAGCCCATCAGAGAGTTTcctcccccaccaccacctccagcTCCACCCGTGCAGAAGGTGGAAGAGATGCCACAGACTACAGTCACACAAGAGGAGACACAGCAGCTCCCCACCCCAGAGGATCAAGTCCACCAAGAAAACCGGCCGTTGTATGAGCAGGATTCTTCCATAATGATGCCCCAGTACCAGCTAGAACCCGGACAGGACCCGTCCCAGAACCCCGTAATGGAGTCCATGATGCCCGAgatgcagcagcaacagcagcccCCAATGCACGCCTACCCCGCTTACCCGCCTCCCAATTTGGAAGAAGATGGGatggaggcggaggaggacgggCTGGCTCCTTTGGAGAGTCAGCCCATCACGTTCACGCCCGAGGAGATGGAGAAGTACAGCAAGCTGCAGCAGGCGGCACAGCAGCACATTCAGCAGCAGCTTTTGGCCAAACAGGTCAAAGCCTTTCCCTCTGCCGCAGCAGCCGCCGCCGCAGCCGCCGCCGCAGCTGCCAATTTGGCGCCCGCCCCCCCTCCACCAACGCTCCAGCAGATACACATTCAACAGCCGGCTGTGTCTGTAGCGTCCGGCACATCCATCGCCACAGTCCAACACGCCATTCTGCAGCATCACGCAGCTACCGCCGCGGCGATGGGCCTCCACCCGGCGCACGCACACCACCATCATCCTGCACACGCCCAGCTGGCCCAGGTTCATCACATTCCCCAGCACCACCTTACCCCCATCTCCCTGTCTCCTCTGGGTCATTCGCTCAGTCACTCTTTGGGGCATTCTCTGGGACACGCGGGTTTGATTCCCACACACCACACGGCCTTCCTTTCTGGTCAACCCATCCACATTATTCCCGCCTCCGCACTTCACCACACCCCTCTGGCGCTCCACCATGTTCCACACGCGGCCCTTTATCCTGCGCTCTTCGCACCTCGCCCCTCCCAGGCTGCTGCCGCGGCGGCTCTCCAGCTCCACCCGCTTCTACACCCAATTTTTTCAGGGCAGGACCTCCAGCACCCCCCTAACCATGGATCCTGA
- the gpatch8 gene encoding G patch domain-containing protein 8 isoform X1, translated as MADRFSRFNEERDFQGGNHFDQYEEGQLELEQASLDKPIESDNIGHRLLQKHGWKLGQGLGKTMQGRTDPVPIIVKYDVMGMGRMEMELDYAEDATEKRRVLEVEKEDTEELRQKYKDQVEKEKAIAKALEDLRANFYCELCDKQYTKHQEFDNHINSYDHAHKQRLKELKQREFARNVSSRSRKDEKKQEKMLRRLHELAEQRKQDKQNRTPGSGPMFKTTTVAVDGEKLEDGDNMAVETPVLTDAILEAAPLEKTGQSSPKPGPAISFSLGRTTSLSPTPSGSSKLGVSFSFAKKAPVKLETAAAVFTDPCEEVPEGEEIQEGDKAVGQEETSGCSTDSQKEGSGGEGGEGDGATGVDDMQQPDNGGSLASTLNKLKMMMKKEEGYTGQEPQYYHYVPPAHCRVKPHFQFLLFMKASDQNHSKEDEEDDGQEMLEEKNCEKSSDPKESNTAEREDNKEQGNDALTTEPEPAPASPKVKTEEEASMCAVDTTPTATTSAVTASTQKGEEAVTADKTNLNTGPKIPTGPFFPVLSKDESTTLQWPTELLEFTAAQPSLSYSCNPLYFDFKLSRNKRMHGGKAVKPPKSGEEAGNKRQEGSAAAAEADAAANPGMSADADKPVAKGDPGPSESGEQKPTTAGGSAKKKKKKKKHKKSAKHSKRKGKDKAPGEEAEGETEVTQEKPKKKKKHKRKKSKNKNPDQEETAGDEKENVKAKSEDKAVASSIQSTTGAKETGGVELGKRKRPAKEVPAKPGAEDGGAGKSCEKSNSSEEHSGSKRHKNDPSASQSASCSTSARKSPGHGRPPSSESEEEGSSNTQRSRHRRLSPREQRRHHSEESKRSCSRSSRRGERRGSSRRHHRGQASRSRSYSSSSERSSAGSSAYSHRSRSYSDSYSDYSTEGHRRRRSKRSSDSEYEHRGSRRRSRRREYSSSSSEDSRSRSRSYSRRKRHRRHRRSSSRSSSSWSRSTSARSYRRSYSRSRSSASRSSSSNKGSPHRRSTRDRGDSDTARRDFNRSCIYRSQSPRTSSSRGLSRNPSSSQALRSGPSRDAGEQKNSLTARQLLEKVQSKKSSDDSSSGTKSGIKIKDPPQGYFGPKLPPTLGSKAMLPLYGKLLAGKKPIIPLTRPDDGDKYGLGKGSDEKEVILVEPIREFPPPPPPPAPPVQKVEEMPQTTVTQEETQQLPTPEDQVHQENRPLYEQDSSIMMPQYQLEPGQDPSQNPVMESMMPEMQQQQQPPMHAYPAYPPPNLEEDGMEAEEDGLAPLESQPITFTPEEMEKYSKLQQAAQQHIQQQLLAKQVKAFPSAAAAAAAAAAAAANLAPAPPPPTLQQIHIQQPAVSVASGTSIATVQHAILQHHAATAAAMGLHPAHAHHHHPAHAQLAQVHHIPQHHLTPISLSPLGHSLSHSLGHSLGHAGLIPTHHTAFLSGQPIHIIPASALHHTPLALHHVPHAALYPALFAPRPSQAAAAAALQLHPLLHPIFSGQDLQHPPNHGS; from the exons GACGCACTGACCCTGTACCCATTATTGTTAAATATGATGTCATGGGAATGGGACGGATGGAGATGGAG ttGGACTATGCAGAAGATGCCACAGAGAAGAGGAGAGTGCTTGAAGTGGAAAAAGAGGACACGGAGGAACTGCGGCAGAAATACAAA GACCAAGTGGAAAAGGAGAAAGCCATTGCAAAGGCTCTGGAAGATTTGAGAGCAAACTTCTACTGTGAGCTTTGTGACAAGCAGTACACCAAACACCAGGAATTTGACAACCACATCAACTCCTATGATCACGCGCACAAGCAG AGGCTGAAAGAGCTAAAACAGAGAGAGTTTGCTCGTAATGTATCGTCTCGTTCTCGGAAAGATGAAAAGAAGCAAGAAAAGATGTTGCGGCGACTGCATGAGCTGGCTGAGCAGAGAAAACAGGACAAGCAGAACAG GACTCCAGGAAGTGGACCAATGTTCAAAACAACCACAGTGGCCGTCGATGGAGAGAAGTTAGAAGATGGCGATAACATGGCAGTTGAAACCCCTGTTTTGACTGATGCTATTCTGGAGGCAGCACCGTTAGAAAAAACGGGTCAGTCCTCTCCAAAACCAGGCCCTGCTATTAGTTTTTCTCTGGGGAGAACCACCTCCTTGTCTCCAACCCCCAGTGGCTCCTCCAAATTGGGCGTGTCATTCTCTTTTGCCAAGAAAGCCCCAGTGAAGTTGGAGACGGCTGCTGCCGTTTTCACTGATCCCTGTGAGGAGGTTCCAGAGGGAGAGGAGATCCAGGAGGGAGATAAGGCTGTGGGacaagaagaaacctcagggtgCAGCACGGACAGCCAAAAAGAAGGATCCGGAGGAGAGGGAGGAGAGGGAGATGGTGCAACTGGGGTTGACGATATGCAGCAACCTGATAACGGAGGCTCACTGGCCTCCACGCTCAACAAattgaagatgatgatgaaaaaagaggaaggaTATACTGGACAGGAGCCGCAATACTACCATTATGTACCTCCTGCCCATTGCAGAGTAAAACCACActttcagtttttgctgttCATGAAGGCTTCTGATCAGAATCACAGCAAAGAGGACGAGGAAGACGATGGTCAAGAGATGCTAGAGgagaaaaactgtgaaaaaagttCAGACCCGAAGGAGTCTAACACTGCAGAGCGTGAAGACAACAAAGAGCAAGGAAATGACGCTTTAACTACTGAGCCGGAACCAGCTCCTGCATCACCCAAGgtgaaaacagaagaagaagcctcTATGTGTGCAGTAGACACAACTCCAACTGCAACAACTTCAGCCGTGACCGCTTCTACCCAGAAAGGCGAAGAAGCGGTCACGGCTGATAAAACGAATTTAAACACTGGTCCAAAAATCCCCACCGGTCCTTTCTTCCCTGTCCTGAGTAAAGATGAAAGCACCACCCTTCAGTGGCCGACGGAGCTGCTAGAATTCACCGCAGCTCAACCCTCCCTGTCTTACAGTTGTAACCCGCTCTATTTTGATTTCAAACTGTCGAGAAACAAAAGGATGCACGGTGGGAAAGCGGTCAAGCCCCCAAAGTCTGGTGAAGAGGCGGGAAACAAGAGGCAAGAGGGAAGTGCCGCAGCAGCTGAAGCTGACGCAGCGGCTAACCCTGGGATGAGCGCTGATGCGGACAAACCGGTGGCAAAAGGAGATCCCGGCCCGTCGGAAAGCGGCGAGCAAAAGCCCACAACTGCCGGTGGtagtgcaaagaaaaaaaagaagaagaaaaagcacaaGAAGTCTGCAAAGCATTCAAAACGAAAAGGGAAAGACAAAGCTCCAGGAGAGGAAGCTGAGGGCGAAACTGAGGTGACTCAGGAAAAgcccaagaagaagaaaaaacacaaacggaAGAAGAGCAAAAACAAGAATCCAGATCAAGAGGAAACTGCTGGTGATGAAAAAGAGAACGTGAAAGCAAAATCTGAAGATAAAGCTGTGGCTTCCTCCATTCAGTCAACAACAGGAGCGAAAGAAACTGGAGGAGTGGAACTGGGAAAGAGAAAACGTCCCGCCAAGGAAGTGCCTGCCAAGCCTGGAGCGGAGGACGGAGGAGCGGGAAAAAGTTGTGAGAAGAGCAACTCCTCAGAGGAGCACAGTGGCTCAAAGAGACACAAGAACGACCCCAGTGCTTCTCAGAGTGCCTCATGCTCCACCTCTGCTCGCAAGAGCCCCGGTCATGGTAGACCCCCCAGCAGTGAGAGTGAAGAAGAGGGCAGCTCCAATACCCAGCGCTCACGGCACCGCAGGCTAAGCCCACGGGAACAGCGACGACACCACAGCGAAGAATCCAAGAGGTCCTGCAGCCGCTCTTCCAGACGAGGGGAAAGGCGGGGCAGCAGTCGACGCCATCACCGTGGTCAAGCATCCCGGAGTCGCTCCTACTCGAGCAGCTCTGAGCGTTCCTCTGCAGGAAGCAGCGCCTACAGCCACCGCAGCCGCAGCTACTCGGACAGCTACAGTGACTACAGCACAGAAGGCCACAGGCGAAGGCGCTCCAAACGGTCGTCAGACTCTGAGTACGAGCACAGGGGGAGCCGCAGGCGATCACGAAGACGCGagtactcctcctcctcctcggaaGACTCCCGCTCACGATCGCGCAGCTACAGCCGCCGGAAAAGGCACAGACGACACCGGCGAAGCAGCTCGCGAAGTTCCAGCAGCTGGAGCCGCAGCACCAGTGCGAGGTCTTACAGGCGGAGCTACAGCCGAAGTCGCAGCTCTGCTAGCCGCTCTTCCAGTTCAAACAAAGGCTCCCCTCACCGGCGAAGCACCAGAGACCGGGGGGACAGTGACACCGCTCGCAGAGACTTCAACCGCTCTTGCATCTACCGCTCCCAGTCTCCGAGGACATCGTCGTCACGAGGCCTCAGCCGGAACCCCTCCAGCTCGCAGGCACTGCGGTCTGGGCCATCCCGGGATGCAGGGGAGCAGAAAAACAGTCTTACTGCACGGCAGCTGCTGGAAAAAGTTCAGTCCAAGAAAAGTTCCGATGATTCTTCCTCAGGAACAAAATCTGGGATTAAGATCAAGGATCCACCGCAGGGCTATTTTGGTCCAAAACTACCCCCAACCCTGGGAAGCAAAGCCATGTTGCCACTATACGGCAAACTGCTGGCGGGGAAGAAACCTATAATTCCCCTGACCAGACCTGATGATGGAGACAAAtatggactgggaaaaggctCGGATGAGAAAGAGGTCATCCTGGTAGAGCCCATCAGAGAGTTTcctcccccaccaccacctccagcTCCACCCGTGCAGAAGGTGGAAGAGATGCCACAGACTACAGTCACACAAGAGGAGACACAGCAGCTCCCCACCCCAGAGGATCAAGTCCACCAAGAAAACCGGCCGTTGTATGAGCAGGATTCTTCCATAATGATGCCCCAGTACCAGCTAGAACCCGGACAGGACCCGTCCCAGAACCCCGTAATGGAGTCCATGATGCCCGAgatgcagcagcaacagcagcccCCAATGCACGCCTACCCCGCTTACCCGCCTCCCAATTTGGAAGAAGATGGGatggaggcggaggaggacgggCTGGCTCCTTTGGAGAGTCAGCCCATCACGTTCACGCCCGAGGAGATGGAGAAGTACAGCAAGCTGCAGCAGGCGGCACAGCAGCACATTCAGCAGCAGCTTTTGGCCAAACAGGTCAAAGCCTTTCCCTCTGCCGCAGCAGCCGCCGCCGCAGCCGCCGCCGCAGCTGCCAATTTGGCGCCCGCCCCCCCTCCACCAACGCTCCAGCAGATACACATTCAACAGCCGGCTGTGTCTGTAGCGTCCGGCACATCCATCGCCACAGTCCAACACGCCATTCTGCAGCATCACGCAGCTACCGCCGCGGCGATGGGCCTCCACCCGGCGCACGCACACCACCATCATCCTGCACACGCCCAGCTGGCCCAGGTTCATCACATTCCCCAGCACCACCTTACCCCCATCTCCCTGTCTCCTCTGGGTCATTCGCTCAGTCACTCTTTGGGGCATTCTCTGGGACACGCGGGTTTGATTCCCACACACCACACGGCCTTCCTTTCTGGTCAACCCATCCACATTATTCCCGCCTCCGCACTTCACCACACCCCTCTGGCGCTCCACCATGTTCCACACGCGGCCCTTTATCCTGCGCTCTTCGCACCTCGCCCCTCCCAGGCTGCTGCCGCGGCGGCTCTCCAGCTCCACCCGCTTCTACACCCAATTTTTTCAGGGCAGGACCTCCAGCACCCCCCTAACCATGGATCCTGA